The Planctomicrobium piriforme nucleotide sequence TGGCAGTCTTGGGGCCGGAGTGGTCGGTCACTTCCTTGCCGTTCAGGCTGACCTTCACTCGATCATCCGCAGCCACAAAAAACTTCGCCGACTTCAACGGGCCATTCACTGTGAACGGCTTTCGCAGAAACGCCTTGGTCGGCTTGTCGGCGGGGGGAGCTTTGTCGCCGGTCGGAGTTTCGCGAAAGACCCATTTTGGATTTGCTGATTCCGCTGGCACCGCCTGAGCGTTCGGCTCCTTGAGTTGTTTGAGGCGAATGTTGCGGAACTGGGCCGTCGCGGCGGGACCGGTGTGCAATTGAAACGCGATCACCCCTTCGAGTTCGCGGTCTGCTTTCTGTTCATCGACCACTTCGACGGTCTTCACGCCGTCGATCAGATGCGTGATGTGCTCCCCTTTGCCGATCAGCGTCAGTTCGTGCCACTTGGCGAGATCGACAGGTTCGACCGGCACGCCGAGCGGAGTCACTTCTTTCTGGCCGTTGTCTTTCAACACCACCCGTTGTCCGCGCTGGGCAATGATCCCCCGGCCGCGTTCGTCATACAGCATGGCCGTGTAGGGGGGATTGGGATGGATGTCGGCCTGGTAGCCTGCGACCACCCAGTCGCCGATGTCCGGACGTCGCTGCGAGCGGTACTGCACACCGGAGTTTGAATTCCCTTCGAAACGGAACTCGAGCTTGAGTTCGAAATCGGCCACCTTGCCGCCGGTCCAGACCAGAAACTGGTTGACCCGTAACTGGCCGTCGGTCTTGCCGGTGATGACGCCGTCTTTCACCGACCAGAGTTCGGGGTTGCCGTCCCAGCCGGTCAGATCCTTGCCGTTGAAGAGATCCTGATAGCCTTCTTCCGCCGAAACCGGCTCGCAATAGGCCAGCCAGCAGCAGGCCAGCAGCAGTGAAGCGAAGACACGCACGCCGATTCTCCCCCCAGGATCGAACGGCAAACTGGCCCCGGTTGTTCGCCGATCGAAGTGTTGCATCAACTGAACTTGAACTGTGCCTGATGTTAACAAAACAGAACTTGAGGAAAAGTCGGCAGGCCCTCTCCGTTCCGAATGGAATCCACTGAACACCGCGATGCCCACCGGAAAGTCAACGGAAACCGCCTGACTTTCGGAACGAATTGGCAGTGAGTGCTTTTGCCCTGTTGTGTGCCACTGGCTTTGCCAGTGCCTTTGATTCGGACGCAAGTAGCAAGTAGACGGACTGCTGCGAACATCTCTCTCCGTCGGCACCGCTTGTTGACACTCGTCAAAAGCCGGGCCTAAAATCGCGCCGAACCCCGGGGGCGATGTCGCGCGGACCCTCTCCGGAATTGCCAGATCTCCCGAGTTGGAACCGTCATGCCGCAAGCGTATCAGTCGGAGTTAGCCACGGCGATTGCCGCCGTCATCGCCGCTTCGAAGATCTGCCGGGCCGTGCAGGCGACGATTACCGCCGACTCGCTGGAGAAGAAAGACAAATCGCCTGTCACCATCGCCGACTACGCCAGTCAGGCGGTGATCTGCAAAATCATTCTCGATGCCTTCCGGAACGATCCGATTGTCGGTGAAGAAGACGCCGGTGATCTCCGCGAGCCGGCCAACCAGTTGTTCCGCGACCGCACACTGCACGAAATCACATCGTCCGGAACACCTGCGACCACCGACGAAATGCTTGCCTGGATCGATTCCGGTAATCACGACGGCACTGCGAACCGGTACTGGACGCTTGACCCCATCGATGGCACCAAAGGGTTCCTCCGCAAGGAACAGTTCGCAGTCTCGCTCGCGCTGCTCATCAATAAACGCATTGAAGTCGCCGCTCTCGCCTGCCCGAACCTGCCGATGGGTTCCGGCAGCGGCGCGGTGTTCTACGCCGTCCGCGGGCAGGGCGCCTTCGTGATCCCGCTCGATCAGCCGGACGCGAAACCGGTCGCCGTCAAAGTGTCGAAGATCTCCGACCCGGCTCAGGCACGGATGTGCGAATCGGTCGAGTCCGGACACAGCGCCCATGACCAGTCAGCGATTGCTCTCGAAAAGCTCGGCATCGCCGGCGAGCCGGTCCGGATGGACAGTCAGGCCAAGTACGGTGCGGTCGCCAGAGGGGATGCCGAGATCTACCTGCGACTGCCGACGCGAAAAGGCTACGAAGAGAAGATCTGGGACCACGCCGGCGGAGTGCTGGTGCTGGAAGAAGCGGGCGGCAAGGTCACCGACATCGACGGCCACCCCCTCGACTTCGCCGCAGGCAGCACGCTGAAAAACAACCGCGGCGTGGTCGTCACCAACGGCCTGCTGCACGACGCGGTGATGGCGGTGGTGAAGACGCTGAAGTTTGAGTGAGCGTACTTGTCGGGTGTCCTGATTCGCTCTGAACAGGGTGCCACGGCTGTGCCAGCCGTGTCGAACGTCTGGCGATGTGCCATTCCTGGGTGGCGTTCGCGTGACCAGAATGACGAGAAGTTGCGAGCGCCCGGTGCACTGCTGAGTGGAGACCCGCTCTCCACGGCTGACACAGCCGCGGCACTCGTCTTTTGAACGCGATCTGCGAGTTTTCGGCAGGTTTTTTCACCCAAGCCGAGGTAATCCTGAAAGTCTCCCGGCATCCAGTGACCAACCGGGGCACCTGACTTGAAGTGCCCTACTTCAAGTTGATCGTGCCCTTCAACTTTCCATTGACGTAGTACAGAGCCTGGAACCGGTTGTTGCTCAGTGCTTTGATCACATAGGTGTTCGAACCACCGATGGCCACGCCGATGGCCCCTGTGGAAAAATCGAGCTTCTTGGAGCCGATCGTAATCTGTCCAGTGAGATTGACGGTCGTCCCCTTGGGAATCGGGGTCGTATACGATTGAGTCGCGCTCTTCCCGTTCGCCAGCGTCCGGCTGAACCCGTAGGTCTTTCCCGAACTGGTCGCTGACACTTTGACTGTAATCGCCGCTCCCGTCTGGTTTGTGAACGTCACTTTCGTCGTGGTCGACTGACAGCCCGTCAAAGTCCAGCCGATCGCCGGGAGCGTCAGCGCCAACATCGATCTGCGAGTCATCCGCATCATCATCTCTCCCTGTCGAATTCGATCCAGCGATTGATCCGGTGGAATTCCATTCACTCCGTGATTCGCTCACAGCGAATCACGCCGGAGGATCACGGGTGAGGCTATTCGTCTCTCAATCGATGTCAAGATGCGAATGTCATAAAGGAACAGATCAACCCGGCATGATGTGAAGATGGGAAGCAAGTCGCATGAATTTCATGTCGGGATCAACAATGAAACGTCCCAGACCCTCGGTTTTTCAGGGAGCAGCGGCGAGGCTGGATGCGTCGTGTGGGGATCACTGGCGAACTGCGA carries:
- a CDS encoding 3'(2'),5'-bisphosphate nucleotidase — translated: MPQAYQSELATAIAAVIAASKICRAVQATITADSLEKKDKSPVTIADYASQAVICKIILDAFRNDPIVGEEDAGDLREPANQLFRDRTLHEITSSGTPATTDEMLAWIDSGNHDGTANRYWTLDPIDGTKGFLRKEQFAVSLALLINKRIEVAALACPNLPMGSGSGAVFYAVRGQGAFVIPLDQPDAKPVAVKVSKISDPAQARMCESVESGHSAHDQSAIALEKLGIAGEPVRMDSQAKYGAVARGDAEIYLRLPTRKGYEEKIWDHAGGVLVLEEAGGKVTDIDGHPLDFAAGSTLKNNRGVVVTNGLLHDAVMAVVKTLKFE